Proteins encoded within one genomic window of Streptomyces kaniharaensis:
- a CDS encoding Hsp20/alpha crystallin family protein, whose protein sequence is MLLRTDPFRELDRLTQQFLGNTGTWSRPAPMPLDAYRAGDEYVICFDLPGVDPEAIDIDVERNMVTVKAERRPRQEGEGVKWELSERPLGVFSRQVMLSDTLDPAGITADYDAGVLTLKIPVAEKAKPRKVAISHSGDRKQIQA, encoded by the coding sequence ATGCTGCTGCGCACTGACCCGTTCCGCGAGCTGGACCGTCTGACCCAGCAGTTCCTGGGCAACACGGGAACCTGGTCGCGTCCGGCGCCGATGCCGCTGGACGCCTACCGGGCCGGCGACGAGTACGTCATCTGCTTCGACCTGCCCGGAGTGGACCCGGAGGCGATCGACATCGACGTCGAGCGGAACATGGTGACCGTCAAGGCCGAGCGCCGCCCGCGCCAGGAAGGCGAGGGCGTGAAGTGGGAGCTGTCCGAGCGCCCCCTCGGCGTGTTCTCCCGCCAGGTCATGCTCTCCGACACCCTCGACCCCGCCGGGATCACCGCCGACTACGACGCCGGCGTGCTGACCCTGAAGATCCCGGTCGCCGAGAAGGCCAAGCCCCGCAAGGTCGCGATCAGCCACAGCGGCGACCGCAAGCAGATCCAGGCCTGA
- the rpmG gene encoding 50S ribosomal protein L33, with the protein MARNELRPIIKLRSTAGTGYTHVTRKNRRNDPDRLVLRKYDPVARRHVDFREER; encoded by the coding sequence ATGGCCCGCAACGAGCTGCGCCCGATCATCAAGCTCCGCTCCACCGCCGGCACCGGCTACACGCACGTGACCCGCAAGAACCGCCGCAACGACCCCGACCGACTGGTCCTGCGCAAATACGACCCCGTCGCCCGCCGTCACGTCGACTTCCGCGAAGAACGCTGA
- the rpmB gene encoding 50S ribosomal protein L28, producing MSAHCQLTGRKPGFGNAISHSHRRTSRRFDPNIQRKRYWLPSEGRYVRLTLSAKGLKTVDVIGIEAAVARIRARGEKV from the coding sequence ATGTCCGCACACTGCCAACTGACCGGTCGTAAGCCTGGGTTCGGCAATGCGATCTCGCACTCGCACCGCCGTACCAGCCGCCGCTTCGACCCCAACATCCAGCGCAAGCGCTACTGGCTGCCCAGTGAGGGCCGGTACGTGCGCCTCACGTTGAGCGCCAAGGGCCTGAAGACCGTCGACGTGATCGGAATCGAGGCTGCGGTGGCCCGCATCCGCGCCCGTGGGGAGAAGGTCTGA
- the rpsN gene encoding 30S ribosomal protein S14 codes for MAKQSKIAKNEQRRAVVARYAERRAELKRTIAHPDTGPAERAAAQAELARQPRDASATRIRNRDAVDGRPRGYQRAFGLSRINLRTLAHAGQLPGVRKSSW; via the coding sequence ATGGCCAAGCAGAGCAAGATCGCCAAGAACGAGCAGCGGCGCGCGGTCGTCGCGCGGTACGCCGAGCGCCGCGCCGAACTCAAGCGGACCATCGCCCACCCCGACACCGGGCCCGCCGAGCGCGCCGCCGCGCAGGCCGAACTCGCCCGCCAGCCGCGCGACGCCAGCGCCACCAGGATCCGTAACCGCGACGCCGTGGACGGCCGCCCGCGCGGCTACCAGCGCGCCTTCGGCCTCTCCCGGATCAACCTGCGCACCCTGGCCCACGCCGGACAGCTGCCCGGTGTGCGGAAGTCGAGCTGGTGA
- a CDS encoding CobW family GTP-binding protein: MSAVPEHVRLPVVVVAGLHRAERRRAVQELLDGSVNGVVLHHDLRDAPRGTVHRELRDASDTIMTADVPLTNDCPCCALREDLLPELLRLAEAGQHGLAIVELWGGSDPHPAVELIAGGEVDGRPMGESIELAGAVVAVDPDRLLGELSVSDDLAEHGEHTAPDDSRTRAEALAHQIEYAATIAVARGGEAGLSMLRQLHPTARRVLLGTGELLRAALGGFDVAAARDRVNPALALLPQQADEAGVATLVWERRRPLHPVRLYEALELLVPAAQRSRGRFWLANRPELMLAWDAAGANLAVEECGPWLASLPDAAWELYPPARRAAAALDWHPVHGDRVQQLAFIAEGLDVDGVTELLDSCLLTDAELMAGEAGWKTLPDAFEDLLEPVS, from the coding sequence GTGAGCGCGGTGCCCGAACACGTCAGGCTCCCGGTCGTGGTGGTGGCCGGCCTCCACCGGGCCGAACGCCGCCGCGCCGTCCAGGAGTTGCTGGACGGAAGCGTCAACGGCGTGGTCCTCCACCACGACCTGCGCGATGCCCCGCGTGGCACCGTCCACCGCGAACTCCGCGACGCCAGCGACACCATCATGACGGCGGACGTCCCGCTGACCAACGACTGCCCCTGCTGCGCGCTGCGCGAGGACCTGCTGCCCGAGCTGCTGCGCCTGGCCGAGGCCGGGCAGCACGGGCTCGCGATCGTCGAGCTGTGGGGCGGCAGTGACCCGCACCCGGCGGTCGAGTTGATTGCCGGGGGCGAGGTGGACGGCCGTCCGATGGGGGAGTCCATCGAACTGGCGGGCGCGGTGGTCGCCGTCGACCCGGACCGGCTGCTCGGAGAACTCTCCGTCTCCGACGACCTGGCGGAGCACGGCGAGCACACCGCCCCGGACGACTCCCGTACCCGCGCCGAGGCGCTCGCCCATCAGATCGAGTACGCCGCCACGATCGCCGTCGCCCGTGGCGGCGAGGCAGGGTTGTCCATGCTCCGCCAGTTGCACCCGACGGCTCGGCGGGTCCTGCTCGGTACCGGTGAGTTGTTGCGGGCGGCGCTCGGCGGTTTCGACGTGGCCGCCGCCCGCGACCGGGTGAATCCGGCCCTCGCGCTGCTGCCGCAGCAAGCCGACGAGGCGGGGGTGGCCACCCTGGTGTGGGAGCGGCGCCGACCGCTGCACCCGGTCCGCCTGTATGAGGCGCTGGAGCTGCTCGTCCCGGCGGCGCAGCGCAGCCGCGGCCGGTTCTGGCTGGCCAACCGGCCCGAACTGATGCTGGCCTGGGACGCCGCCGGAGCCAACCTCGCCGTCGAGGAGTGCGGGCCCTGGCTCGCCTCGCTGCCGGACGCCGCCTGGGAGCTCTACCCGCCCGCCCGCAGGGCCGCCGCCGCCCTCGACTGGCACCCGGTCCACGGCGACCGCGTCCAGCAACTCGCCTTCATCGCCGAGGGTTTGGACGTCGATGGCGTCACCGAACTGCTCGACTCCTGCCTGCTCACCGACGCCGAACTGATGGCGGGGGAGGCCGGCTGGAAGACCCTGCCCGACGCCTTCGAGGACCTGCTCGAACCCGTCTCCTGA
- the rpsR gene encoding 30S ribosomal protein S18, translated as MAKRPTGGRPARPRPNPLMEAGITYVDYKDTNLLRKFISDRGKIRSRRVTRLTVQEQRVMARAIKNAREMALLPYASTAR; from the coding sequence ATGGCCAAGCGCCCCACCGGCGGACGTCCGGCCCGCCCGCGCCCCAACCCGCTCATGGAAGCCGGGATCACGTACGTCGACTACAAGGACACGAACCTGCTGCGCAAGTTCATCTCCGACCGCGGCAAGATCCGCAGCCGCCGGGTCACCCGTCTTACTGTGCAGGAGCAGCGGGTGATGGCCCGGGCGATCAAGAACGCCCGCGAGATGGCCCTGCTGCCCTACGCCTCCACCGCCCGATAG
- the rpmF gene encoding 50S ribosomal protein L32: MAVPKRKTSRSNTRHRRAQWKAAAPQLVPITVDGREHLVPRNLVKAYERGLLTP; encoded by the coding sequence ATGGCCGTTCCCAAGCGGAAAACCTCCCGCAGCAACACCCGGCACCGCCGCGCCCAGTGGAAGGCCGCGGCCCCGCAGCTTGTCCCGATCACCGTCGACGGGCGCGAGCACCTGGTGCCCCGCAACCTGGTCAAGGCGTACGAGCGAGGGCTGCTGACGCCGTGA
- a CDS encoding S53 family peptidase produces the protein MRATTLTPHLARRTAAALAGSAALATIAVVAPANALPLQAGSPSWVRSCTTLAKGDTMSCHALRVTDTTTALTPSGYGAADLRSAYSLPANGGAGVTVAIVDAYDDPNAEGDLAVYRAQYGLPACTTANGCFKKVDENGGTKYPRADRGWAGEIALDLDMVSAIAPNAKIVLVEASRATTADLGTAVNTAVRLGAKVVSNSYGGSESSNDPTYDKQYFNHPGVAITVSSGDSGYGAQYPAASRYVTSVGGTTLKKAGNTRGWSESVWNGAGSGCSAYDAKPSWQKDTGCAKRTIADVSAVADPATGVSVYLTYGGNGWVVYGGTSVAAPVIAGVYADAGAPSAGSYPAAFPYAHTGSLNDVTSGSNGSCSTSYLCTGTTGYDGPTGLGSPRGTTAFTG, from the coding sequence TTGCGCGCCACCACCCTCACCCCCCACCTCGCCCGCCGCACGGCCGCCGCGCTCGCCGGCTCGGCCGCCCTCGCCACCATCGCCGTTGTGGCCCCCGCCAACGCCCTTCCCTTACAAGCTGGTTCACCGTCCTGGGTGCGCTCCTGCACAACCCTCGCCAAGGGCGACACGATGTCCTGCCACGCCCTGCGCGTCACCGACACCACCACCGCCCTCACCCCCTCCGGCTACGGCGCCGCCGACCTGCGCAGCGCCTACAGCCTGCCCGCCAACGGCGGCGCCGGTGTCACCGTCGCCATCGTCGACGCGTACGACGATCCCAACGCCGAGGGCGACCTCGCCGTCTACCGCGCCCAGTACGGCCTGCCCGCCTGCACCACCGCCAACGGCTGCTTCAAGAAGGTCGACGAGAACGGCGGCACCAAGTACCCGCGCGCCGACCGCGGTTGGGCGGGCGAGATCGCCCTCGACCTCGACATGGTGTCCGCCATCGCCCCCAACGCGAAGATCGTCCTCGTCGAGGCCTCCCGCGCCACCACGGCCGACTTGGGGACGGCCGTCAACACTGCCGTGAGGCTCGGCGCCAAGGTCGTCTCCAACAGCTACGGCGGCAGCGAGTCCTCCAACGACCCGACCTACGACAAGCAGTACTTCAACCACCCCGGCGTCGCCATCACCGTCTCCTCTGGCGACTCCGGCTACGGCGCCCAGTACCCCGCCGCCTCCCGCTACGTCACCTCGGTCGGCGGCACCACCCTCAAGAAGGCCGGGAACACGCGCGGTTGGAGCGAGTCCGTGTGGAACGGCGCCGGCTCCGGCTGCTCCGCCTACGACGCCAAGCCCAGCTGGCAGAAGGACACCGGCTGCGCCAAGCGGACCATCGCCGACGTCTCCGCCGTCGCCGACCCGGCCACCGGCGTCTCCGTCTACCTGACCTACGGCGGCAACGGCTGGGTCGTCTACGGCGGCACCAGCGTCGCCGCCCCCGTCATCGCCGGCGTCTACGCCGACGCGGGCGCGCCCTCGGCGGGCAGCTACCCGGCCGCCTTCCCCTACGCCCACACCGGCTCGCTGAACGACGTCACCAGCGGCTCCAACGGCAGCTGCTCGACGTCCTACCTGTGCACCGGCACCACCGGCTACGACGGCCCGACCGGCCTCGGCAGCCCGAGGGGCACCACCGCGTTCACCGGCTGA